Proteins found in one Deinococcus seoulensis genomic segment:
- a CDS encoding vanadium-dependent haloperoxidase: MKTPFTFTRPQPGRPAWPRSLRHGALGAALTVTLTACPATPITDTGTTTGAAPGNPGPTVSTGTPPCPLTPAAWAAIEAPGNSAARVWDELALNAIRSVLPQPTAHARNLFHLSAAMYDTWAAFDPTAQGVFVQETHQGTPAQVEQALNRAAHRVLRARYAGIVPALGTCFDDRLRHLGLDPADTGTQGNTPAATGNRIAQAVLDAARTDGANEGQGYADTTGYRAVNGPLRPEIPGATPSNPDRWQPLLLKEPFTQNGIPLSGPQTFMGAQWGNVKPFAMTRQGRFYHDPGAFPSISDPLMAARWVPDLLRRQAQLDPARPDMTDLSPAVTGNNPLGTNDGRGHPVNPVTGQPYAPNPTKLADYGRVIAEFWADGPRAETPPGHWNVLANAVSDDPRLAHRLGGQGPALPRLEWDVKLYLALNAAMHDAAIAAWDVKRQADSARPITLVRVLAARQALPDEAGVTEERGGKLLVRAFNPAGGFSWRDPADWIPYQTAVFVSPAFPGFVSGHSTFSRAAASVLTDLTGSGFFPGGLYEMTAAPGFIRSDSSTNDAPVHLQWATYADAADQAGQSRIWGGIHIEPDDLAGRRIGHEVGLDAVALARKYFAGQAP, encoded by the coding sequence ATGAAGACGCCCTTCACATTCACGCGCCCACAGCCCGGCCGCCCGGCATGGCCGCGTTCCCTGCGGCACGGCGCCCTGGGCGCGGCCCTGACCGTGACCCTGACCGCCTGCCCGGCCACGCCGATCACGGACACCGGCACGACCACCGGCGCGGCTCCCGGCAACCCTGGCCCCACCGTCAGCACCGGCACGCCCCCCTGCCCCCTGACGCCCGCCGCGTGGGCCGCCATCGAGGCGCCGGGGAACTCGGCGGCGCGCGTGTGGGACGAACTGGCCCTGAACGCCATCCGCAGCGTGCTGCCGCAACCCACCGCGCACGCCCGTAACCTCTTTCACCTGTCCGCTGCCATGTACGACACCTGGGCCGCCTTCGACCCCACCGCGCAGGGCGTGTTCGTTCAGGAAACCCACCAGGGCACGCCCGCGCAGGTCGAACAGGCCCTGAACCGCGCCGCGCACCGCGTCCTGCGCGCCCGGTACGCGGGGATCGTCCCGGCGCTCGGCACCTGCTTCGACGACCGCCTGCGGCACCTGGGCCTGGACCCCGCCGACACCGGCACGCAGGGGAACACACCCGCCGCGACCGGCAACCGCATCGCGCAGGCCGTCCTGGACGCCGCCCGCACGGACGGCGCGAACGAGGGGCAGGGGTACGCCGACACCACCGGCTACCGCGCCGTGAACGGGCCGCTGCGCCCCGAGATTCCCGGCGCGACCCCCAGCAACCCCGACCGCTGGCAACCGCTGCTGCTGAAAGAACCGTTCACGCAGAACGGCATTCCCCTCAGCGGCCCGCAGACCTTCATGGGCGCCCAGTGGGGGAACGTGAAACCCTTCGCCATGACCCGCCAGGGCCGCTTCTATCACGACCCGGGCGCCTTCCCCAGCATCAGCGACCCACTCATGGCGGCCCGCTGGGTGCCGGACCTGCTGCGGCGGCAGGCCCAGCTGGACCCCGCCCGGCCCGACATGACCGACCTGTCCCCCGCCGTGACCGGCAACAACCCCCTGGGCACCAACGACGGGCGCGGGCACCCCGTGAACCCCGTCACCGGGCAACCGTACGCGCCGAACCCCACGAAACTCGCGGATTACGGGCGGGTCATCGCGGAATTCTGGGCGGACGGCCCGCGCGCCGAGACGCCCCCCGGCCACTGGAACGTCCTGGCGAACGCCGTCAGTGACGACCCCCGCCTCGCCCACCGGCTGGGCGGTCAGGGGCCAGCGCTGCCCCGCCTGGAATGGGACGTGAAACTGTACCTGGCCCTGAACGCCGCCATGCACGACGCCGCCATCGCCGCCTGGGACGTGAAACGGCAGGCGGATTCCGCGCGGCCCATCACGCTGGTGCGCGTCCTGGCCGCCCGGCAGGCCCTCCCCGACGAGGCAGGCGTGACCGAGGAACGCGGCGGGAAACTGCTCGTGCGGGCCTTCAACCCCGCCGGGGGCTTCAGCTGGCGCGACCCGGCCGACTGGATTCCGTACCAGACGGCCGTGTTCGTCAGTCCTGCCTTCCCCGGCTTCGTGTCCGGGCACTCCACGTTCAGCCGCGCGGCCGCCAGCGTCCTGACTGACCTGACCGGCAGCGGCTTCTTCCCCGGCGGCCTGTACGAGATGACGGCCGCGCCCGGCTTCATCCGCAGCGACTCCAGTACCAACGACGCGCCCGTGCACCTGCAATGGGCCACGTACGCCGACGCCGCCGATCAGGCCGGGCAGTCCCGCATCTGGGGCGGCATTCACATCGAACCCGACGACCTCGCCGGGCGGCGCATCGGACACGAGGTCGGGCTGGACGCCGTGGCCCTGGCCCGGAAGTACTTTGCCGGACAGGCACCCTGA
- a CDS encoding stalk domain-containing protein, producing MRFSRSSLLAFPRSPRRSRLLPLLALLTPTLTPAAPAAGVLAGLGAAGLVSVLGEARAAQPMLGSVQLTFTLDQTGAFVNGTPVTLQSPPRLIGGRTMLPLREAADLLGQPLLGSGTQLQLARLSVDVRQNSASLSGQAQPAGTVASVGTTLYVSVRTLADALNANLSTDDRSFTLTALRDGGNPLSPQARFSTDKSVYAPGERVVYTEYPFDPDGADITARRWTGRQDAYFQPGTYTVGLTVTNSRGLQSQPFTRTIRVEGTPADSPLTYALKYAQPGDAFPDPQILNYPSATPVTVDGPNYPLLFSDSPEVPTQSGILYQDSVQGRARLLAYHLNGLGRPARLYVMARNLESRAVEVRSERLGETAPTRIEGILGQVTLMEYFASSGGTTLSLMPGQSAAVYASPTLSAGSGVNVMQDLTTSGRVELTFLMLEDSLPPTGQVAQQLPYLQPDGRHVRGTFPDAVRHLRVNLSSLPTRIVIGDGQVDPAIVGTDALTRQSVRLSGNYGVLYDLEVNGAAGTAVALSPRGGLYRGAMNVQDGPITQTIKLPRSGNALKPDEPVMLWRAQSDRLNIDFVPASGSNLPISLVFYRARTLSGFGGLIKTYQP from the coding sequence ATGCGGTTTTCACGGTCTTCCCTGCTCGCGTTCCCCCGTTCTCCCCGACGATCCCGTCTGCTGCCACTCCTGGCCCTGCTGACCCCCACCCTGACCCCCGCCGCACCAGCTGCGGGGGTGCTGGCCGGACTGGGCGCGGCCGGACTGGTCAGCGTGCTGGGGGAGGCGCGGGCCGCGCAGCCCATGCTCGGCTCGGTGCAACTGACCTTCACGCTGGACCAGACGGGCGCGTTCGTGAACGGCACCCCGGTCACGCTACAGAGCCCGCCCCGCCTGATCGGGGGGCGCACCATGCTGCCCCTGCGCGAGGCGGCGGACCTGCTGGGGCAACCGCTGCTGGGCAGCGGCACCCAGCTGCAACTGGCGCGCCTGAGCGTGGATGTCCGCCAGAACAGCGCCTCGCTGAGCGGGCAGGCGCAACCCGCCGGGACGGTCGCCAGCGTGGGCACCACCCTGTACGTCAGCGTCCGCACGCTGGCCGACGCCCTGAACGCCAACCTGAGCACCGACGACCGCAGCTTCACGCTGACCGCCCTGCGCGACGGCGGCAACCCCCTGAGCCCGCAGGCGCGATTCAGTACCGACAAGAGCGTGTACGCGCCGGGCGAGCGGGTCGTGTACACCGAGTACCCCTTCGACCCGGACGGCGCGGACATCACCGCGCGCCGCTGGACCGGCCGGCAGGACGCGTACTTTCAGCCCGGCACGTACACGGTCGGGCTGACCGTCACGAACAGCCGGGGCCTTCAGAGCCAGCCGTTCACGCGCACCATCCGCGTGGAAGGCACGCCCGCCGACAGTCCGCTGACGTACGCCCTGAAGTACGCGCAGCCCGGCGACGCCTTCCCGGACCCGCAGATCCTGAACTACCCGTCGGCGACGCCCGTCACCGTGGACGGCCCGAACTACCCGCTGCTGTTCAGCGACAGTCCCGAGGTACCCACCCAGAGCGGCATCCTGTACCAGGACAGCGTGCAGGGGCGCGCGCGGCTGCTGGCGTACCACCTGAACGGCCTGGGCCGCCCGGCGCGCCTGTACGTCATGGCCCGCAACCTCGAATCCCGCGCCGTGGAAGTCCGCAGCGAACGCCTGGGCGAGACGGCCCCCACCCGCATCGAGGGCATCCTGGGGCAGGTGACGCTCATGGAGTACTTCGCGTCCAGCGGCGGCACCACCCTGAGCCTGATGCCGGGGCAGTCGGCCGCCGTGTACGCCAGCCCCACCCTTAGCGCCGGGAGCGGCGTGAACGTCATGCAGGACCTGACCACCTCGGGCCGCGTGGAACTGACCTTCCTGATGCTGGAAGACAGCCTGCCGCCCACCGGGCAGGTCGCGCAGCAACTCCCGTACCTGCAACCCGACGGGCGGCACGTGCGCGGCACCTTCCCGGACGCCGTGCGGCACCTGCGCGTGAACCTGAGCAGCCTGCCCACCCGCATCGTGATCGGGGACGGACAGGTGGACCCCGCCATCGTGGGCACCGACGCCCTGACCCGCCAGAGCGTGCGCCTGAGCGGCAACTACGGCGTACTGTACGACCTGGAAGTGAACGGCGCGGCCGGCACCGCCGTGGCACTCAGCCCGCGCGGCGGCCTGTACCGGGGCGCCATGAACGTGCAGGACGGCCCCATCACGCAGACCATCAAGTTACCCCGCAGCGGCAACGCCCTGAAACCCGACGAGCCCGTCATGCTGTGGCGCGCGCAGAGCGACCGCCTGAACATCGATTTCGTGCCGGCCAGCGGCAGCAACCTGCCGATCAGCCTGGTGTTCTACCGCGCCCGGACCCTCAGCGGATTCGGCGGACTGATCAAGACCTACCAGCCGTAA
- the ftsH gene encoding ATP-dependent zinc metalloprotease FtsH, with amino-acid sequence MKRPAWLWGLGIAALLLVVVGLSLPREQGDELNLTDFTAALNGGQVSSAVIAYQNGTAQLSGQLQDGRRYRTRTLAADPALNLEALQRSGVTVSYVAPSRLSVLGILSVVLTVALIGGLIVLLMRGRQSGGTDATGNFGKSKAAVISEGQIKLNFTDVAGCDEAKQDLQEVVDFLRHPEKYHQLGARIPHGVLLVGPPGSGKTLLAKAVAGEARVPYFSISGSDFVEMFVGVGAARVRDLFEQARKAAPCIVFIDEIDAVGRKRGMNMQGGNDEREQTLNQLLVEMDGFSSGQEVIILAATNRPDVLDAALLRPGRFDRQVVVDAPDVRGREQILRIHARKKPLDASVDLGVVARRTAGMVGADLENLLNEAALQAARSGRTRIVGRDVDEARDRVLMGPERRSLVVREADRKVTAYHEVGHALAAQLLPGADKAHKLTIVPRGRSLGSALYTPEDRMHHTRAALLDRICVALAGHAAEQIATGQVTTGAANDFQQATGIARRMVTEWGMSSVGQLALEQDSGSYLGYGPQQGAYSDHTAQAIDAEVSRILNGEFQRALDLLGEHAHVLHRLTDELVARESLTGEDVQTVLAGGTLPPLSPDLRPTETAAPTGKLTPGPA; translated from the coding sequence ATGAAACGGCCGGCGTGGCTGTGGGGTCTGGGCATCGCGGCGCTGCTGCTGGTCGTGGTGGGCCTGAGCCTGCCGCGCGAGCAGGGTGACGAACTGAACCTCACGGACTTCACGGCCGCCCTGAACGGCGGGCAGGTCAGCAGCGCCGTGATCGCGTACCAGAACGGCACCGCGCAGCTCAGCGGGCAGTTGCAGGACGGCCGCCGGTACCGCACCCGCACGCTGGCCGCCGACCCGGCCCTGAACCTGGAGGCGTTGCAGCGTTCGGGCGTGACCGTCTCGTACGTCGCGCCGTCACGGCTGAGCGTGCTGGGCATCCTGAGCGTGGTCCTGACCGTCGCGCTGATCGGCGGCCTGATCGTCCTGCTGATGCGCGGACGCCAGAGCGGCGGCACGGATGCCACCGGGAATTTCGGGAAGTCGAAGGCGGCCGTGATCAGCGAGGGGCAGATCAAACTCAACTTCACCGACGTCGCCGGTTGCGACGAGGCCAAGCAGGATCTTCAGGAAGTCGTCGATTTCCTCCGCCACCCCGAGAAGTACCACCAGCTCGGCGCCCGCATCCCCCACGGCGTCCTCCTCGTCGGCCCCCCAGGCAGCGGCAAGACCTTACTGGCAAAAGCTGTCGCCGGTGAAGCGAGGGTCCCCTACTTCAGCATTTCGGGCAGCGACTTCGTCGAGATGTTCGTCGGCGTCGGCGCCGCCCGCGTCCGCGACCTGTTCGAACAGGCCCGCAAGGCCGCCCCCTGCATCGTCTTCATCGACGAGATCGACGCCGTGGGCCGCAAGCGCGGCATGAACATGCAGGGCGGCAACGACGAACGCGAACAGACCCTCAACCAGCTGCTCGTCGAGATGGACGGTTTCTCCAGCGGGCAGGAGGTCATCATCCTGGCCGCCACGAACCGCCCGGACGTGCTGGACGCAGCGCTGCTGCGTCCGGGACGCTTCGACCGGCAGGTGGTGGTGGACGCGCCGGACGTGCGGGGCCGCGAGCAGATCCTGCGGATTCACGCGCGCAAGAAACCCCTGGACGCATCGGTGGACCTGGGCGTGGTGGCGCGGCGCACAGCGGGGATGGTGGGGGCGGACCTGGAGAACCTGCTGAACGAGGCGGCGTTGCAGGCGGCGCGGTCGGGGCGGACACGGATCGTGGGGCGGGACGTGGACGAAGCGCGGGACCGGGTGCTGATGGGCCCGGAGCGGCGGTCGCTGGTGGTGCGGGAGGCGGACCGGAAGGTCACGGCGTACCACGAGGTCGGCCACGCCCTCGCCGCGCAACTGCTGCCCGGCGCGGACAAGGCGCACAAGCTGACCATCGTGCCGCGCGGCCGCAGCCTGGGCAGTGCGCTGTACACCCCGGAAGACCGCATGCACCACACCCGCGCCGCGCTGCTGGACCGCATCTGCGTGGCGCTGGCCGGGCACGCCGCCGAGCAGATCGCCACCGGGCAGGTCACGACCGGCGCCGCAAACGACTTCCAGCAGGCGACGGGTATCGCGCGGCGCATGGTCACCGAGTGGGGCATGAGCAGCGTGGGGCAACTGGCGCTGGAACAGGACAGCGGCTCGTACCTGGGGTACGGCCCGCAGCAGGGCGCGTACAGCGACCACACCGCGCAGGCCATCGACGCCGAGGTCAGCCGCATCCTGAACGGCGAGTTCCAGCGGGCGCTGGACCTGCTTGGCGAGCACGCGCACGTCCTGCACCGCCTGACCGACGAACTCGTCGCCCGCGAGAGCCTGACCGGCGAGGACGTGCAGACCGTCCTGGCCGGGGGCACGCTGCCGCCCCTCTCGCCCGACCTGCGCCCCACCGAAACGGCCGCGCCCACCGGGAAACTCACGCCGGGACCCGCGTAG
- a CDS encoding DsbA family oxidoreductase encodes MTASFQPSSPDKIRVDIWSDVACPWCYIGKRRLESALAQFPQRDHVELVWHSFELDPTTPAEHPLSMRDGLARKYGRSADEAQGMMDHMTRVAADEGLEYHFERARMGNTFLAHQLIHHAAAHGRQDAMKERLLRAYMSEGQLMSDPDTLVRLAEETGLDGTEVRAALLDGRHAHAVRQDEAQAQALGISGVPFFVLGGKYGVSGAQDPQTLLGALTQVWDETHPAPLQMIGTDTPADGCEDGQCAVPAQN; translated from the coding sequence ATGACCGCCTCCTTCCAGCCCTCCAGCCCCGACAAGATCCGCGTGGACATCTGGTCCGACGTCGCCTGCCCCTGGTGCTACATCGGCAAACGCCGCCTGGAAAGCGCCCTGGCGCAGTTCCCGCAGCGCGACCACGTGGAACTCGTGTGGCATTCCTTCGAACTCGACCCCACCACCCCCGCCGAACACCCCCTGAGCATGCGCGACGGACTGGCCCGCAAGTACGGCCGCAGCGCCGACGAGGCCCAGGGCATGATGGACCACATGACCCGCGTCGCCGCCGACGAGGGCCTGGAATACCACTTTGAACGCGCCCGCATGGGCAACACCTTCCTGGCCCACCAGCTGATCCACCACGCCGCCGCGCACGGCCGCCAGGACGCCATGAAGGAACGCCTGCTGCGCGCCTACATGAGCGAGGGTCAGCTGATGAGCGACCCCGACACCCTGGTCCGCCTGGCCGAGGAGACCGGCCTGGACGGCACCGAGGTCCGCGCCGCGCTGCTCGACGGCCGCCACGCGCACGCCGTCCGCCAGGACGAGGCGCAGGCGCAGGCCCTGGGCATCAGCGGCGTGCCCTTCTTCGTGCTGGGCGGCAAGTACGGCGTCAGCGGCGCGCAGGACCCGCAGACGCTGCTGGGCGCCCTCACGCAGGTCTGGGACGAGACCCACCCCGCACCCCTCCAGATGATCGGCACCGACACCCCCGCCGACGGCTGCGAGGACGGCCAGTGCGCCGTGCCCGCGCAGAACTGA
- a CDS encoding peptidoglycan-binding domain-containing protein encodes MNRRSTPLNVPALTLAALLSTHAQARTPDLTGAATRAAAALNGVLRNCPASFETIGTPGKQCVGAPGTTEQVRQTLTATLKDDLYGVWRSRDEQRSVFNWLGTPGGFVYLRLQPDPDGRAQTLVYLDLPPDGDPTPDTPPASATASNPPASATASSAAPAARGAALPAGAVQMGGVTLTPLDSPSVQAARPAPAPPAPQLTASRPAPAAPTPTLVVTLAPGAVTARSLAPVPFSRPLSLQTSRLNGPDVLAVQNRLIRLMRPVRPGQGDGWFGPVTADAVRAFQSASGLPVTGRVDRATWDRLFSPDARPFTAP; translated from the coding sequence ATGAACCGGCGTTCCACGCCCCTGAACGTCCCTGCCCTGACCCTCGCCGCCCTGCTGAGCACCCACGCCCAGGCACGCACCCCCGACCTGACCGGCGCCGCCACCCGCGCCGCCGCCGCCCTGAACGGCGTGCTGCGCAACTGCCCGGCCAGTTTCGAGACCATCGGCACGCCCGGCAAACAGTGCGTCGGTGCGCCCGGCACCACCGAACAGGTCCGCCAGACCCTGACCGCCACCCTGAAAGACGACCTGTACGGCGTGTGGCGCAGCCGCGACGAGCAGCGCAGCGTGTTCAACTGGCTGGGCACCCCCGGCGGGTTCGTGTACCTGCGCCTGCAACCCGACCCGGACGGCCGCGCCCAGACCCTGGTGTACCTGGACCTGCCCCCCGACGGCGACCCCACCCCGGACACCCCGCCTGCCAGCGCCACTGCCAGCAATCCCCCTGCTAGCGCCACTGCCAGCAGCGCGGCCCCGGCAGCCAGGGGCGCGGCCCTCCCGGCAGGGGCCGTGCAGATGGGCGGCGTGACCCTCACCCCGCTGGACTCGCCTTCCGTGCAGGCGGCCCGTCCGGCGCCCGCACCCCCCGCGCCGCAACTGACCGCCAGCCGCCCGGCACCCGCCGCGCCCACCCCGACGCTGGTGGTCACGCTCGCCCCGGGCGCAGTCACGGCGCGCTCGCTGGCGCCCGTGCCGTTCAGCCGCCCGCTGTCCCTGCAGACCAGTCGCCTGAACGGCCCGGACGTGCTGGCCGTGCAGAACCGCCTGATCCGCCTGATGCGCCCCGTGCGCCCCGGCCAGGGCGACGGCTGGTTCGGTCCCGTCACCGCCGACGCCGTGCGCGCCTTCCAGTCGGCCAGTGGCCTGCCCGTCACGGGCCGCGTGGACCGCGCCACCTGGGACCGCCTGTTCTCCCCGGACGCCCGTCCCTTCACTGCCCCCTGA
- a CDS encoding N-acetylmuramoyl-L-alanine amidase gives MKPTALFLSSALLLAVAGSGLAQTGDPFQRAAPTAVPPVVSTPVAQVGPGGVPAVPITLTGVQNATFGSPRSSNQGSATRVVFDLAPGVSYSLTPTFTGLRVDVQGARVQPAVIMGLGNSVTEYRAGGGQVTLSTLFPLSLTDGWQAREATLATGTRVLIIDIGATVTGGAPNSRVLASAPISAAAQAVLNAPVTPTPVSVSSLPPGDTVTRGGKVLPPAPALPGDNTARPSALSGQVPGTPTGVTLPPLRVGKSPGQTRVVLDLPPGTAYRIVPGPGGLSVELTGLSVPAQRERNVSPELTEWSAQPSPLGGTVLLATPTPTTARSGWRAQLLPPGSGTLSRLAIDLSPAMADLTPLPAADRVLAAVPPVSAARGTAILALSAAYVRPRVVIDAGHGGRDPGAVGSVIEKDVTLAVALRVRDLLAPAGVDVILTRDSDRELSRDKNTDLKMRAGLGTPGTQLFVSIHVNAMDARNALKGYGVETWWNPNHPNSSALAALLQRNMIEATGAFSKGLKNSQSLSVLRNSRVPAALVEIGFASHPVDGQNLKDSNYLDRVALGIAQGVHEALMGGVTADADSGVPALAKQRP, from the coding sequence ATGAAGCCGACTGCCCTTTTCCTCTCATCTGCTCTGCTGCTGGCGGTCGCGGGTTCAGGACTGGCCCAGACCGGTGATCCATTTCAGCGGGCCGCGCCCACCGCCGTTCCTCCCGTCGTGTCCACCCCGGTCGCGCAGGTCGGGCCGGGCGGCGTGCCCGCCGTGCCCATCACGCTGACCGGCGTGCAGAACGCCACCTTCGGCTCCCCCCGCTCCAGCAACCAGGGCAGCGCCACGCGCGTGGTGTTCGACCTCGCTCCCGGCGTCAGTTACTCCCTGACGCCCACCTTCACGGGCCTGCGCGTGGACGTGCAGGGCGCGCGCGTGCAACCGGCCGTGATCATGGGCCTGGGCAACAGCGTCACCGAGTACCGCGCCGGGGGCGGGCAGGTCACGCTGTCCACCCTGTTCCCGCTGTCCCTGACCGACGGCTGGCAGGCGCGCGAGGCGACCCTGGCGACCGGTACGCGCGTGCTGATCATCGACATCGGCGCGACCGTCACGGGCGGCGCCCCGAACAGCCGCGTGCTGGCCAGCGCGCCCATCAGCGCCGCCGCGCAGGCCGTCCTGAACGCCCCGGTCACCCCCACCCCGGTCAGCGTCAGCAGCCTCCCGCCCGGCGACACCGTCACGCGCGGCGGGAAGGTCCTGCCGCCCGCCCCGGCCCTGCCCGGCGACAACACCGCCCGCCCCAGCGCCCTGAGCGGACAGGTGCCCGGCACGCCAACCGGCGTCACGCTGCCCCCACTGCGCGTCGGCAAGAGCCCCGGCCAGACCCGCGTGGTCCTGGACCTGCCGCCCGGCACCGCGTACCGCATCGTGCCCGGCCCCGGCGGCCTGAGCGTCGAACTGACCGGCCTGAGCGTCCCCGCCCAGCGCGAACGGAACGTCAGCCCGGAACTCACGGAATGGTCCGCGCAGCCCTCCCCGCTCGGCGGGACGGTCCTGCTGGCCACCCCCACCCCCACCACCGCCCGCAGCGGCTGGCGCGCGCAACTGCTGCCGCCGGGCAGCGGCACCCTGTCCCGGCTGGCCATCGACCTGTCGCCCGCCATGGCCGACCTGACCCCCCTGCCTGCCGCCGACCGCGTCCTGGCGGCCGTTCCGCCCGTGTCGGCGGCGCGCGGTACGGCCATCCTGGCCCTGAGCGCCGCGTACGTCCGGCCCCGCGTGGTCATCGACGCCGGGCACGGCGGCCGCGACCCCGGCGCGGTCGGGTCGGTCATCGAGAAGGACGTCACGCTGGCCGTCGCGCTGCGCGTGCGTGACCTGCTGGCCCCCGCCGGGGTGGACGTCATCCTGACCCGCGACAGTGACCGCGAACTCAGCCGCGACAAGAACACCGACCTGAAGATGCGCGCCGGACTGGGCACGCCCGGCACGCAACTGTTCGTCAGTATTCACGTGAACGCCATGGACGCCCGCAACGCCCTGAAAGGCTACGGCGTGGAAACCTGGTGGAACCCCAACCACCCCAACAGCAGCGCCCTGGCCGCCCTGCTGCAACGCAACATGATCGAGGCGACCGGCGCGTTCAGCAAGGGCCTGAAGAACAGCCAGTCCCTGAGCGTGCTGCGCAACAGCCGCGTTCCGGCCGCGCTGGTCGAGATCGGGTTCGCCAGCCACCCGGTCGACGGGCAGAACCTGAAAGACAGCAACTACCTGGACCGCGTGGCGCTGGGCATCGCGCAGGGCGTCCACGAGGCCCTGATGGGCGGCGTGACCGCCGACGCCGACAGCGGCGTCCCGGCCCTCGCCAAGCAGCGCCCCTGA
- a CDS encoding MGMT family protein, with translation MTDSVPSAQVAPAFRERVLALVARIPEGRVMTYGQLALLAGNPGAARQAGFVMNSLVGGVSVSGDGLPWHRVINAQGRVSTHKVGFGDMQEGLLRAEGVELDSTGRCDLAARQWWPEEERGAPPTPLL, from the coding sequence ATGACCGATTCCGTTCCGTCCGCGCAGGTGGCCCCGGCGTTCCGTGAGCGCGTGCTGGCCCTCGTGGCCCGCATTCCCGAGGGCCGCGTCATGACGTACGGGCAACTGGCGCTGCTGGCCGGGAATCCCGGCGCGGCCCGGCAGGCGGGGTTCGTGATGAACTCGCTGGTGGGCGGCGTCAGCGTCAGCGGGGATGGCCTGCCGTGGCACCGCGTGATCAACGCACAGGGCCGCGTCAGCACCCACAAGGTCGGCTTCGGGGACATGCAGGAGGGCCTGCTGCGCGCCGAGGGCGTCGAACTGGACAGCACGGGCCGCTGCGACCTCGCTGCGCGGCAGTGGTGGCCCGAGGAGGAACGCGGCGCGCCTCCCACCCCGCTGCTGTGA
- a CDS encoding c-type cytochrome: MNRRTQREAGDVASWALGVTAGLVLGVTLLIATPQLMKAPQAAEPAQTETNAVNQTEPTTMGATTTPEPAAAAAPDTAATDTATTDTAAPDTAAPDTAATDTPATDTAAADAGATGDAAAGQTVFAGNCAACHGANGQGQIGPSLVTADGPKAWTDAQFLTALREGKTPQRELSVAMPRFAEGQISDADVANIHAYIKTLN, encoded by the coding sequence ATGAACAGACGAACGCAGCGTGAAGCGGGCGACGTGGCCTCCTGGGCACTGGGTGTCACGGCCGGACTGGTCCTGGGCGTGACCCTGCTGATCGCCACCCCCCAGCTGATGAAGGCCCCCCAGGCCGCCGAGCCTGCCCAGACGGAAACCAACGCAGTCAACCAGACCGAACCGACCACCATGGGCGCCACCACGACCCCGGAACCCGCTGCGGCTGCCGCTCCCGATACAGCGGCGACCGACACGGCCACCACCGACACCGCTGCCCCTGACACGGCCGCCCCTGACACGGCTGCGACCGACACCCCCGCAACCGACACGGCTGCCGCTGACGCCGGGGCGACCGGTGACGCCGCCGCCGGGCAGACGGTCTTCGCGGGCAACTGCGCGGCCTGCCACGGCGCGAACGGCCAGGGTCAGATCGGCCCGAGCCTCGTGACCGCCGACGGCCCGAAAGCCTGGACGGACGCGCAGTTCCTGACCGCCCTGCGCGAAGGGAAAACCCCGCAGCGTGAACTGAGCGTCGCCATGCCCCGCTTCGCCGAAGGGCAGATCAGCGACGCGGACGTGGCGAACATCCACGCGTACATCAAGACCCTGAACTGA
- a CDS encoding LysR substrate-binding domain-containing protein — MPVTRRFFTGTLGQRFAARQALVAPDLRAVVRAVTLGMWASLVPLFAAQEALDAGQVRELWPARPRIPAARWWLAQRAADEARPDLHALRGALQTGPLPGAPSVPTGIRPD; from the coding sequence TTGCCGGTCACGCGGCGGTTCTTCACGGGCACGCTGGGGCAGCGGTTCGCGGCGCGGCAGGCGCTGGTGGCGCCGGACCTGCGGGCCGTGGTGCGGGCCGTCACGCTGGGCATGTGGGCCAGTCTGGTTCCCCTGTTCGCCGCGCAGGAGGCGCTGGACGCCGGGCAGGTGCGTGAACTCTGGCCCGCCCGGCCTCGCATCCCGGCGGCCCGCTGGTGGCTGGCGCAGCGCGCGGCTGACGAGGCGCGGCCCGACCTGCACGCCCTGCGGGGAGCGTTGCAGACCGGGCCGCTGCCGGGCGCGCCGTCCGTTCCCACCGGCATCCGCCCGGATTGA